The sequence below is a genomic window from Fusobacterium russii ATCC 25533.
TCTCTCTAAACTATCTTTTAATTTCTCCAACTTATCATTTTCATGTAAAAATTTTGAATCCAACTCAGATTTTTCTTTCATTAAAGTTTTTTCTTCATCATTTAGACTAATCTCTCTGTTACTTAGTCTTTCTATATCTTTGTTTTCTGTGTTGTAAGTCTTTGATAAATCTTCTATTTCAGTCAGCAAAGTATTTTCTAAACTAATTAAATCACTAATCTCTGTTTCTATATTTGAAATTTTTTCTCCTAAATTATTTCTTTCATGAAGAAATTCCTCTTCTTCTCTTTTTAATCTTTGAATCGCTTCTGACAGCTGTTCAATTTTGTCTTTATTGTTAAGATAAAGAATTCTAATATCTGCAAATTTCTTATTTAACTCTGTCATCTCTACATTATATTTTTCAAAGAGCTTTGTATCATCTTCTATTTCTTTATTTAATAAGCTTATTAAATTTTCAATTTTCTCTTTTTCATCCTTAGATGTATCTATTTTGTTAAAAAATTCCTTTGCATATTTTTCTTCATCTTCTATATTTGTTTTTATTATAATTATTTCTCTTTCAAGCTTTTCAAGTCTATCTTTTATAGTTGTAAATTCTTCTTTAAAAATATTCACCTGCTTACGACAGGCTTCCTCTTTAGCATCTATTTGATCTATTTCATTTTCATAGTCTTCAAGCTTTTTATTAAGTTTTTCTCTCTCTTGATCACCTGTTTTTATTTTTTGCCTTATAGCAAGCAAGTTTTCTTCTAAGTCTTTTATTTCTTTTTTTCTTTCAAATATTTGACTGATTCCTGATTTTTGATTCTCTCCACCTGTAATTCTTCCTCTTGAACTCATAAGTTCTCCTGAAAGTGTAACTACATTACCTGAAAATAAGCCATTATTTATAATGTTAATTGCAATATCAATATTTTCTACAACCAATAGATTACCTAAAACGAAGTCTACAACTTTTTTATATTTACTATCTATTTTAACTAAGTCTGCTGCAATTCCCAATACTCCTGAAATATTTTGTTTAAATTCTCTTTTGTTAGGCTTTATCAAATCAAGAGCCAAAAAAGAAGCTCTTCCCACTTTTTTTTCTGTCAAGTAATTTATAGCCTTTTTTGCTACTTCTTTGTCCCTTACAATTATATCCTGTAAGTTTCCAGGAATAGCTGCCTCTATAGCTTTTTCAAATTTAGACTCAAAGCTTATAAGTGAAATAAAAACCCCTTCTATACCTTCTATTCCACTATTTAAAACTTCTTTAACTCCTTTATTAAAGCCTTCATTATTTTCTTCCATTCTCACAAGTGCTTCCAATTTAGCTGAATATCTTTTCTCATCATATTCTAAATTACGCATTTGTTCTGAAACTCTATTGATTTTAATACTGATTTCACTAAGTTGAGTTTCCAAAAATTCATTTCTTTCTTCTATATCTACAAGTTCTTTTTCTTTATTTTCAAGTAATTTCTCAGTATTCTTTTTATTTTCAGAAGCCTCAGAAAATTTTTTATTTAAAAGTTCAAGTTCTTGTCTATAATTCCCTATTTCACTTTCACTGCTTGCAATTCTTTTATTTGTTATCTCTATATCATTTACAACATTTAGTTTTTGAAGCTCTAAATCTCTTCTTTTTTTATTTTTACTTTCAATTAAAATTTCTGTTTTTCTCTTTTCATCTTCTAAACCGGAAATATTTTTTTCAAATTCTCTATTCTCATTTTCCATCTCTAAAATATTTTTCTTTAATGCACTTTGAGTTAGTATAGTGTCTTCAATTTCCTGTTTTTTTACCTCTAACTTAGAATTTATATTATTTCTAGTTTCTTCCCTTGAAGTTTTTTCCTTTTTAAAGTTTTCAATTCTTTCCGATGTTATTGCTTTCTCTTTTTCTTTTTCAGAAATTTGATCTCTTAATTCCTTATTTCTTGAACTGATTAAAACTATTTCTTTTCTGACTTCTTCTTTTTCCAGTTCAATAAAATCTAACCTATTCTTTGTCTTTTCAAATTTTTCTTTAATTTGATTGCAAGATACTGTTAACTCCT
It includes:
- the smc gene encoding chromosome segregation protein SMC; amino-acid sequence: MYLKAVEIDGFKSFGEKVYIDFNRGITSIVGPNGSGKSNILDAVLWVLGEQSYKNIRAKESQDVIFSGGKEKKAMNKAEVSLYIDNEDRYLDIDNDTVKITRKINISGENEYLINDIKSRLKDIGSLFLDTGIGKTAYSVIGQGKVERIINSSPKEVKGIIEEAAGIKKLQANKIESVKNLSNIENELDKVEIILNETRENKNKIEKQAELAQKFLNLREEKNSLAKGIYLTELIIKEKQYLENEKQKEELTVSCNQIKEKFEKTKNRLDFIELEKEEVRKEIVLISSRNKELRDQISEKEKEKAITSERIENFKKEKTSREETRNNINSKLEVKKQEIEDTILTQSALKKNILEMENENREFEKNISGLEDEKRKTEILIESKNKKRRDLELQKLNVVNDIEITNKRIASSESEIGNYRQELELLNKKFSEASENKKNTEKLLENKEKELVDIEERNEFLETQLSEISIKINRVSEQMRNLEYDEKRYSAKLEALVRMEENNEGFNKGVKEVLNSGIEGIEGVFISLISFESKFEKAIEAAIPGNLQDIIVRDKEVAKKAINYLTEKKVGRASFLALDLIKPNKREFKQNISGVLGIAADLVKIDSKYKKVVDFVLGNLLVVENIDIAINIINNGLFSGNVVTLSGELMSSRGRITGGENQKSGISQIFERKKEIKDLEENLLAIRQKIKTGDQEREKLNKKLEDYENEIDQIDAKEEACRKQVNIFKEEFTTIKDRLEKLEREIIIIKTNIEDEEKYAKEFFNKIDTSKDEKEKIENLISLLNKEIEDDTKLFEKYNVEMTELNKKFADIRILYLNNKDKIEQLSEAIQRLKREEEEFLHERNNLGEKISNIETEISDLISLENTLLTEIEDLSKTYNTENKDIERLSNREISLNDEEKTLMKEKSELDSKFLHENDKLEKLKDSLERIKIDVDSINEILTTLENVIAQEVSSDKIKSAKENLKSLEAKLSNFGDVNLLAIEEFKELKARYNFISTQRDDIVKAKKTLLDLIEEIDEKIHDEFYKTYSEINDNFNKMCEDTIRNTEGRLNIINQEDFENCGIEIFVKFKNKKKQPLSLLSGGEKSMVAIAFIMAIFMYKPSPFTFLDEIEAALDEKNTKNLLNKLREFTDKSQFILITHNKDTMKESDSIFGVTMNKEIGISKIVPVKF